One genomic window of Geodermatophilus sp. DSM 44513 includes the following:
- a CDS encoding MerR family transcriptional regulator, producing MTADDLMTAGRFGSLTLLSAKALRIYADRGLLSPSRVDARTGYRYYAPSQVRTGWLIGLLRSAGLSLEEVGQVVTTDPATGLAHLERLAATLQHRTAAAQAVLQRARLHLRGEPDASRVVAALDVDRPVISTLRRMAPEEMATAVPRELARIRAAAADAGLTATGDPFGVFHAPVTADSDGPLEVALPVDGLADVRGDLRSHRLPGGLVARRYAEGPETWFPEILALYDEVHSWITEGGHTPVGPPRETWHNGPDDPEPLRLTISWPYATPPGRRDR from the coding sequence ATGACCGCAGACGACCTGATGACCGCCGGCCGGTTCGGCTCCCTGACGTTGCTCTCGGCGAAGGCCCTGCGGATCTACGCCGACCGGGGCCTGCTGTCGCCGTCCCGGGTGGACGCGCGCACCGGCTACCGGTACTACGCGCCGAGCCAGGTGCGGACCGGCTGGCTGATCGGCCTGCTGCGGTCAGCGGGCCTGTCACTGGAGGAGGTGGGCCAGGTCGTCACCACCGACCCCGCGACCGGGCTCGCCCACCTCGAGCGGCTGGCCGCGACCCTGCAGCACCGGACCGCGGCGGCACAGGCGGTGCTGCAGCGGGCGCGGCTGCACCTGCGCGGGGAACCCGACGCCTCCCGGGTCGTCGCGGCCCTCGACGTCGACCGCCCCGTCATCAGCACGCTGCGCCGGATGGCCCCGGAGGAGATGGCGACCGCCGTCCCGCGGGAGCTCGCCCGCATCCGGGCGGCCGCGGCCGACGCGGGCCTGACGGCGACCGGCGACCCGTTCGGGGTCTTCCACGCGCCGGTCACCGCGGACTCCGACGGGCCGCTGGAGGTCGCCCTGCCGGTCGACGGGCTGGCCGACGTGCGGGGTGACCTGCGCAGCCACCGCCTGCCGGGCGGACTGGTCGCCCGGCGGTACGCCGAGGGCCCCGAGACCTGGTTCCCGGAGATCCTCGCCCTGTACGACGAGGTGCACAGCTGGATCACCGAGGGCGGGCACACCCCGGTCGGACCGCCCCGGGAGACCTGGCACAACGGCCCGGACGACCCCGAGCCGCTCCGGCTGACGATCTCCTGGCCGTACGCGACCCCGCCGGGAAGACGCGACCGATGA
- a CDS encoding DUF1905 domain-containing protein, whose amino-acid sequence MTAAPATARPLDATFTAPIRRDGAFPTYLELPGSAELLGTRRAVKVTGTLDGHPFQATLMPSGTGPHWLPLRAALCRAIGKADAGEQVAVRLQQRLS is encoded by the coding sequence ATGACCGCAGCACCCGCGACCGCTCGGCCGCTGGACGCCACCTTCACCGCCCCGATCCGCAGGGACGGCGCGTTCCCCACCTACCTGGAGCTGCCGGGCTCCGCGGAGCTGCTGGGCACCCGGCGGGCCGTCAAGGTCACCGGGACCCTGGACGGCCACCCCTTCCAGGCCACCCTGATGCCCTCCGGCACGGGCCCGCACTGGCTGCCGCTGCGGGCCGCCCTGTGCCGGGCCATCGGCAAGGCCGACGCCGGTGAGCAGGTCGCCGTGCGGCTGCAGCAGCGGCTCAGCTGA
- a CDS encoding diguanylate cyclase domain-containing protein, translated as MPPGALYHRVTAALTNGQLDDAEQLLAGVGTDSSPYVAASPGDGADRPADLDRAWADTLRAELLVRRLRQAGFTLVGDPVQPAAGPDPAVALDLHAGVAALIDGLPAGTGDGDPQDGSASHAALAIALVRSAKASFDATEDGLQRAAGLARHARIELLSRRVDAAMDEAVEAASLLEPALPPSALLVQTLSTLAGVLADLELMPLALDYQRRAHETAVAAAAVPGALRPEEGDADVLVARAAGSLGELCAELGEALLDDGDPAAATPHFAEARALAEQALALLPPEAAEAVVAAQVVHGWALAGSGEHASAVGPLRAAVRVAGGYDRALEATALLALGRALRRQGDGGGADEHLTRALAAATEHGLPRVRRAALRELCTLHAERDDAGRALPYLQAYLTDELDRVDERRTRWVELFGRRKSLLETERAAGQLRRQVYEDPLTHLPNRRYAEARLDGLLADGTAIALAVVDVDRFKEVNDAVGHAGGDEVLRRVAEVLVAGCRDTDEVCRWAGDEFVVLLPDTTAEQAEHALERCRRAVTGTDWSALGLPVPVTISAGIASATLGDDRRTLFAAADGVLYDAKRSGRDRVVRLPAATQTRAAVGAPVAQTPVTDGSAPDDPAGATGGFAPLLVEPADPPLGLGSPAEPTLAPLPPPAAAPATPPAPARAVPGAPDVVRGTGRSTEQVLALVRTARRQFPDRPAVVVGAAPETLVALAGEHHACTTVDAASMSAAVGPLPEPAGRIGVLCGTGGDRTVAAEAAFAARVAGTAVVRVDDVGAGPSRTGPPAGVLPDDVDCLVVVAGQDAALAGLLGALTDVPVVAVPTSAGRPGSFGGLGALLAVLTSSAPGVVVSNVDDGHAAGVVAARIARRARQQLPAPRPRPLS; from the coding sequence GTGCCCCCGGGAGCCCTGTACCACCGGGTGACCGCCGCCCTGACCAACGGGCAGCTCGACGACGCCGAGCAGCTGCTGGCCGGCGTCGGCACCGACTCCTCCCCCTACGTGGCGGCGTCCCCGGGCGACGGCGCCGACCGGCCGGCCGACCTGGACCGGGCGTGGGCGGACACGCTGCGCGCCGAGCTGCTCGTGCGCCGGCTGCGGCAGGCCGGCTTCACGCTGGTCGGCGACCCGGTGCAGCCCGCGGCCGGGCCGGACCCCGCAGTCGCCCTGGACCTGCACGCGGGCGTCGCCGCGCTCATCGACGGCCTGCCGGCCGGCACGGGGGACGGCGACCCGCAGGACGGGTCCGCGTCGCACGCCGCGCTGGCCATCGCCCTGGTCCGCTCCGCGAAGGCCTCCTTCGACGCCACCGAGGACGGGCTGCAGCGGGCCGCGGGGCTGGCCCGGCACGCCCGCATCGAGCTGCTGTCCCGCCGCGTCGACGCCGCCATGGACGAGGCGGTGGAGGCCGCCAGCCTGCTGGAGCCGGCGCTGCCGCCGTCGGCGCTGCTGGTGCAGACCCTGTCCACCCTGGCCGGCGTGCTCGCCGACCTGGAGCTGATGCCGCTGGCCCTGGACTACCAGCGGCGGGCGCACGAGACCGCGGTGGCCGCCGCCGCCGTCCCCGGCGCGCTGCGCCCCGAGGAGGGCGACGCCGACGTGCTCGTCGCCCGTGCCGCCGGCTCCCTGGGCGAGTTGTGCGCCGAGCTCGGGGAGGCGCTGCTCGACGACGGGGACCCCGCGGCGGCCACGCCGCACTTCGCCGAGGCCCGGGCGCTGGCCGAGCAGGCGCTGGCACTGCTGCCGCCGGAGGCCGCCGAGGCGGTGGTGGCCGCCCAGGTCGTGCACGGCTGGGCCCTGGCCGGCTCCGGCGAGCACGCCTCGGCGGTGGGCCCGCTGCGCGCCGCCGTCCGCGTCGCCGGCGGGTACGACCGGGCGCTGGAGGCCACGGCGCTGCTCGCGCTCGGCCGCGCGCTGCGTCGGCAGGGCGACGGCGGCGGCGCCGACGAGCACCTGACCCGGGCGCTCGCGGCGGCCACCGAGCACGGCCTCCCGCGGGTGCGCCGCGCCGCGCTGCGCGAGCTGTGCACCCTGCACGCCGAACGCGACGACGCCGGCCGCGCCCTGCCCTACCTGCAGGCCTACCTGACCGACGAGCTGGACCGGGTCGACGAGCGGCGCACCCGCTGGGTGGAGCTGTTCGGCCGCCGCAAGAGCCTGCTGGAGACCGAGCGGGCCGCCGGGCAGCTGCGCCGGCAGGTCTACGAGGACCCGCTCACCCACCTGCCCAACCGGCGCTACGCCGAGGCCCGGCTCGACGGGCTGCTGGCCGACGGCACGGCGATCGCGCTGGCCGTGGTGGACGTCGACCGGTTCAAGGAGGTCAACGACGCCGTGGGCCACGCCGGCGGCGACGAGGTGCTGCGCCGGGTCGCCGAGGTGCTGGTGGCCGGGTGCCGCGACACCGACGAGGTGTGCCGCTGGGCCGGCGACGAGTTCGTCGTGCTGCTGCCCGACACCACCGCCGAGCAGGCCGAGCACGCCCTGGAACGCTGCCGCCGCGCCGTGACCGGCACCGACTGGTCCGCGCTCGGCCTGCCGGTCCCGGTCACGATCAGCGCCGGCATCGCCTCGGCCACCCTGGGCGACGACCGGCGCACCCTGTTCGCCGCCGCCGACGGGGTGCTCTACGACGCCAAGCGCAGCGGCCGGGACCGCGTCGTCCGGCTGCCGGCAGCGACCCAGACCCGCGCCGCGGTCGGTGCGCCGGTGGCCCAGACGCCCGTGACGGACGGGTCCGCCCCGGACGACCCCGCCGGTGCGACCGGCGGTTTCGCGCCGCTCCTCGTGGAGCCCGCCGACCCGCCGCTGGGCCTGGGCAGCCCCGCGGAACCCACCCTGGCCCCGCTGCCGCCGCCCGCCGCAGCGCCCGCCACGCCGCCCGCGCCGGCGCGGGCGGTGCCGGGCGCGCCCGACGTCGTCCGGGGCACCGGCCGCAGCACCGAGCAGGTGCTGGCCCTGGTCCGCACCGCGCGCCGGCAGTTCCCCGACCGACCGGCCGTCGTCGTCGGGGCCGCGCCCGAGACGCTGGTCGCGCTGGCCGGCGAGCACCACGCCTGCACGACGGTCGACGCCGCCTCGATGTCCGCGGCGGTCGGGCCGCTGCCCGAGCCGGCCGGCCGGATCGGCGTGCTGTGCGGGACCGGCGGCGACCGCACGGTGGCCGCGGAGGCCGCCTTCGCCGCCCGCGTCGCCGGCACCGCGGTGGTCCGGGTGGACGACGTGGGCGCCGGCCCGTCCCGCACCGGTCCCCCCGCCGGGGTGCTGCCCGACGACGTCGACTGCCTGGTCGTCGTCGCGGGCCAGGACGCCGCGCTGGCCGGCCTGCTCGGCGCGCTGACCGACGTGCCGGTCGTGGCCGTCCCGACCTCCGCCGGGCGGCCCGGCTCGTTCGGCGGGCTCGGCGCGCTGCTGGCGGTGCTGACCTCGTCGGCACCGGGCGTCGTGGTGAGCAACGTCGACGACGGCCACGCCGCCGGTGTCGTCGCCGCGCGCATCGCCCGCCGGGCGCGGCAACAGCTCCCCGCTCCCCGCCCCCGCCCTCTCAGCTGA
- a CDS encoding GGDEF domain-containing protein, with product MTPGPEHLTDGDLEGALWRLLAAGDRDDPAAFTAEHDRATAALDAVADPRWTAWRHALAARRGLVDGERAAVAAGVAAARDALDGCPPDAWTALALAHLASVEVSADHVDAAMLLAVDAGLLAEAAAADGPSRALHQAHLWLSLTLAALDLEELAVAQAVAGSRVADELPGVADRWRLLQLCAQQHAELAHTLHRRDRTADARALAATAVECAERARALDREPRPGEQELLDVVQAWAMAGGGDVEEALGPLRRVHRRVHRDGGTWLRGYTDLVLARVLTRLARARAGGGHDAEATDLLVDAAGAFAASGDRRRYRQCLLELGQGTAALGRPAEALHWLEAYRADTGRAHARGRELWAELFVRRSRLREAERHTAHLRRAALEDPLTGLGNRRSAERRLGALRGGVGPVSLAVVDVDRFKEVNDDTSHSHGDAVLRRVAELLREHSRTGDEVYRWAGDEFLVVLPTATETQALVAVDRLRAAVAEADWGELALPEPVTVSIGVATAHAGDGEPLGWRSLFDAADLHLFTAKRGGRNRVRAPGSRAGGEGGP from the coding sequence GTGACACCCGGCCCGGAGCACCTCACCGACGGTGACCTCGAGGGTGCGCTGTGGCGTCTGCTCGCCGCCGGTGACCGGGACGACCCGGCCGCGTTCACCGCCGAGCACGACCGGGCGACGGCGGCGCTGGACGCCGTGGCCGACCCGCGCTGGACGGCCTGGCGGCACGCGCTGGCCGCCCGGCGCGGCCTGGTCGACGGCGAGCGTGCGGCGGTGGCGGCCGGGGTCGCCGCCGCCCGGGACGCCCTGGACGGCTGCCCGCCGGATGCGTGGACCGCGCTGGCCCTGGCCCACCTGGCCTCGGTCGAGGTGTCCGCCGACCACGTCGACGCGGCGATGCTGCTGGCCGTCGACGCGGGGCTGCTGGCCGAGGCGGCCGCGGCCGACGGCCCGTCCCGCGCCCTGCACCAGGCCCACCTGTGGCTGTCGCTGACGCTGGCCGCCCTGGACCTGGAGGAGCTCGCGGTCGCGCAGGCGGTGGCGGGCTCCCGGGTCGCCGACGAGCTGCCCGGTGTCGCGGACCGGTGGCGGCTGCTGCAGCTGTGCGCCCAGCAGCACGCCGAGCTGGCCCACACGCTGCACCGGCGCGACCGGACCGCGGACGCCCGGGCGCTGGCCGCCACCGCGGTGGAGTGCGCGGAGCGCGCCCGCGCCCTCGACCGGGAGCCGAGGCCCGGTGAGCAGGAGCTGCTCGACGTCGTCCAGGCGTGGGCGATGGCCGGTGGCGGCGACGTCGAGGAGGCGCTGGGCCCTCTGCGCCGGGTGCACCGCCGGGTGCACCGGGACGGCGGGACCTGGCTGCGCGGCTACACCGACCTGGTGCTGGCCCGCGTGCTGACCCGGCTGGCCCGGGCACGGGCCGGCGGCGGGCACGACGCGGAGGCCACCGACCTGCTGGTCGACGCCGCCGGGGCCTTCGCCGCCAGCGGCGACCGCCGCCGCTACCGCCAGTGCCTGCTGGAGCTGGGCCAGGGCACCGCGGCGCTGGGCCGACCGGCCGAGGCGCTGCACTGGCTGGAGGCCTACCGCGCCGACACCGGCCGCGCGCACGCGCGGGGCCGGGAGCTGTGGGCGGAGCTGTTCGTGCGGCGCAGCCGGCTGCGCGAGGCCGAGCGGCACACCGCGCACCTGCGCCGGGCGGCCCTCGAGGACCCGCTCACCGGGCTGGGCAACCGGCGCAGCGCCGAGCGCCGGCTGGGTGCCCTGCGCGGCGGGGTCGGGCCGGTGTCCCTGGCCGTGGTCGACGTCGACCGGTTCAAGGAGGTCAACGACGACACCTCCCACTCGCACGGCGACGCGGTGCTGCGCCGGGTGGCCGAGCTGCTGCGCGAGCACAGCCGCACCGGCGACGAGGTGTACCGGTGGGCCGGGGACGAGTTCCTCGTCGTGCTGCCGACGGCGACCGAGACCCAGGCGCTGGTCGCCGTGGACCGGCTGCGCGCCGCCGTGGCCGAGGCGGACTGGGGCGAGCTCGCGCTGCCCGAGCCGGTGACCGTGAGCATCGGCGTGGCCACCGCGCACGCCGGGGACGGCGAGCCGCTGGGCTGGCGCTCGCTGTTCGACGCCGCGGACCTGCACCTGTTCACCGCCAAGCGCGGGGGCCGCAACCGGGTGCGCGCCCCGGGCTCCCGGGCCGGCGGGGAGGGCGGGCCGTGA
- the pheA gene encoding prephenate dehydratase: MTGTTRYAYLGPEGTFTESALISAVGPAEGVRRPTAGVPAALAAVRSGDADAALVPLENSVEGSVPATMDGLADGAPLLVTREVFLTVSFVLAGRPGTTLPAVRSVASHPHALAQTAGTLARLLPGVVPLPATSTAEAARQVAAGEHDAAVCAPIAAERYGLTVLADDVADHPGAVTRFVLVAPPGPLPAPTGNDKTSLVAVVGDRTGALLDLLTEFAVRGISLTRIESRPTRERLGVYSFSLDCEGHVADARVGEALSALHRVCDELRFLGSYPRADGRENRPVTAVSTDAAFGEAGDWLQQVRAGRV; the protein is encoded by the coding sequence GTGACCGGGACGACGCGGTACGCCTACCTGGGGCCCGAGGGTACCTTCACCGAGTCCGCCCTGATCAGCGCCGTCGGGCCCGCCGAGGGGGTCCGCCGGCCCACCGCCGGGGTGCCGGCCGCGCTGGCCGCCGTCCGCTCCGGGGACGCCGACGCCGCGCTCGTCCCGCTGGAGAACTCCGTCGAGGGCTCGGTGCCCGCGACCATGGACGGCCTGGCCGACGGTGCCCCGCTGCTGGTCACCCGCGAGGTGTTCCTGACCGTCTCCTTCGTCCTGGCCGGACGCCCCGGGACGACGCTGCCCGCCGTCCGCTCGGTGGCCAGTCACCCGCACGCGCTGGCGCAGACCGCCGGCACGCTCGCCCGGCTGCTGCCCGGCGTGGTCCCGCTGCCGGCCACCTCCACCGCGGAGGCCGCCCGGCAGGTCGCCGCCGGCGAGCACGACGCCGCGGTCTGCGCGCCGATCGCCGCGGAGCGCTACGGGCTGACCGTGCTGGCCGACGACGTCGCCGACCACCCCGGCGCGGTCACCCGCTTCGTGCTGGTCGCCCCGCCCGGCCCGCTCCCCGCGCCGACGGGCAACGACAAGACCTCGCTGGTCGCCGTCGTCGGGGACCGCACCGGCGCGCTGCTGGACCTGCTGACGGAGTTCGCCGTCCGCGGCATCAGCCTGACCCGCATCGAGTCGCGGCCGACCCGCGAGCGGCTGGGCGTCTACTCCTTCTCCCTCGACTGCGAGGGCCACGTGGCCGACGCGCGGGTGGGGGAGGCCCTGTCGGCGCTGCACCGGGTGTGCGACGAGCTGCGCTTCCTCGGCTCCTACCCGCGTGCCGACGGCCGGGAGAACAGGCCGGTCACCGCGGTGTCGACCGACGCGGCCTTCGGCGAGGCCGGCGACTGGCTGCAGCAGGTGCGCGCCGGCCGGGTGTGA